A segment of the Gallus gallus isolate bGalGal1 chromosome 17, bGalGal1.mat.broiler.GRCg7b, whole genome shotgun sequence genome:
gcagagagctgcagtgcatTGGTGGGGTTGGCTGCTGAAGGACTACTGTTTGCTTCGTAGTGTCATTAAATGATGGCTTATCAGAGCTGGAGATGAAATAACACTACTTGCCATGAACCAACAGAAACGCAGCTGCTCTGGGTTTGTATGCTCACTGAGCTGCCGGACAGGATGGATGGAGTTGTCCATCTCACCATGGCTTGGTGCTGCTGTTGTCAGCTGTTACTTATCCTCCCACGAATGCCGGATGAGAGCCTTCATCACTGCCCAGGAATAGCTTTTAGGCCCTTTTCTATTTAGATTGTTGTAGCTGTGGGATTCCTAGCTttgccagggctgtgggcacctGTTCCCAGCCGGGCCCATTTTGGCCTGTTCCCAGATGTCCTGTTCCTAAATGTCTGGTTCATAGCTTGCTGTTTGAGTTTGACTAACCTGGTTGTCAAGCAGTCATTCGCCTGTTCTTCCCCACCTTAATTTGCACCCAGTGATCAGTGTTTTCCCCAGAGACGTGTGAGGGGCAGTGCTGTACCAGCAGTGATGCCATCTGGCTTTGCCCCTTGCTCACTTTTTGACAAATCCTCTGCAGGAAATCCAGAGCGTGAGCTTAGAGTAGGGTGAGATACTGTCAGCCCTCATTAGAGAAAGGATCGTGATGATAGGGCAGTTCTTCAGACTGGATCTAGCAGGACGTAGGGCTGGGATGACTTTTGGTTGTGGGTTGGTGCAGTCACCTGTTTGCTCTGGGGAGGACATAGATTCACTTCCATGTGTCCCTACATGACTTTGTTCACGTCTGTTTCTCACAGGCCTATTGCAAGGTGATGTGTCCACGTGTGTCTCCTTCGTTTTGCACGTAGGCTGTAATTCCTGTGGTGTGTTTTGTGACAGGCATACTTTGACAGTGATGTTGCCACTCGTAATGCTGACCAGCTTGCTGCCGATGTCCCCGTGCTATCTAACAGCAACAGCCTGCCTAGCTGTGCTTCTGTCCTGCCTGCTCCTGGGAGCACGCAGCTGACACAGGTTTGTGAGTCATCATCAATATCTCCACACTGGTTAGCCATCTTTTTCTGAGGAGGACAATCCCCAGAACTAACTCACGTTGTCTCCTCTTAAATATACTACGTTCTCCACTCTCCATCTAATCATCATCCGTCTGTGAGAGGGGAGAGTACCAGCATGCACACATGCTGCTTCCAAGGCTGCGACtctcttccccttctctcctATTTAATTAGCAGAAAGCACTCTTAATAATACAGAAGGTCTCCGGCTGGCTGGAGCAATCTGCATTTCCTTTCACTGCTTAAAGATTCTGTTGAAGTTTttccagcaaagcacagctgatTATTCTGATAAATGGTAACAGCAAATACAAAGCCAGTAACACTTAAGCCCCTTAATCCCAAGAAACGTAGGCACTCAATGCTCAGAAATTATGGGCAAGCTGGGAAATGAGCTGGTTTTCTTAGGTTGATCATTCTTTGGGAAGCAGTAATTAGAGGTGCTGTGGAACCCGAGCCCAGATGTAGTCAGGCCTTAGGGACACATTCACAAACACGATTCCCAGCTTTTCTTACAGGCCTGTCAACCTTTGTTTCAATCCACAGATTCATGAAGCTGAGGATCGTAAAAACACTTTGGATGAGAACAGGTGAGCGTTTGTGTTTGCAGCAGGATGCCAAAGTGTCCAACAAACACACGGTTTAGTACTCCCTGCTGCTTTACTGATCGGGGCAGTTCGCTAGGAGGAATGTTCACCGTGAGGTCTGTCTTTGTTCCCAGGTCTCTGTCATCAACAGAAAGCCTCCGCCAGCTGTCTGAACAACTCAATGGCCTGGTTGCTCAGGTACAGCCTCATTTTGGTCCATCTGTCCTAATGATTTTTTGGGGTCTGATGCGAATCTTTAAGCAGCCTGCTTAAGAAAACACTCTTCAGTGTCAGAGATGTCTGCAGTCATCCTACTAAACAATGAGATAGTGAAGCACTGAGAAGCTAAACTTCCAGTTTTAGGAATGTTAAAATTTCAGCAGTAGGAAGAAGAGCAGAGTGGGTGAATGAACAGCATGTATTCATGGAAACATGTAGCCTTGATTTAGTGGCAAAGAATCTGAAGTCGATCTGCATAATTCATTTCAGCTTGCCACAGGGGCAGTCTGCATCTATCCTTAGCCAggaaagtgttttctttctgtggctgTCTCTGGTACTTAGAAGTGAAGTGTGCTATAAGAAGTATTATGATAGTTCTACTTGATAGCGATTTATTGCCTGAGGGAATAAAACTGACTGACTTGACTATTTTTCTTCTAGTCTACGTCATATGTGAATGGGGAAAGTGGTGTTTCTTCCACTAATATTAAGGAAATGGAAGTAAGTTGCCATGAGCCTATGATTTGCTTATTTTCTAGTCTAAGTCAATTGTTGGGACTGTGCTAATGAGACCTAACTGAACACACAGTTCACATACGTTGTTGTCcagtgctgccttctgctgtgctcgggtagctgtgctcagcaggagTGGGTATTTCCAAGATATTCTGAGGTATTtctgggggggctttgggatCATTTGGCCTCAGTGCAACTCTTAGTTTTGATTCACTTTTATGGCAAAAAATGCCTTAGCAGAAAGCACAAGTAAGTTAATGTAAGTTAATGTCCCAGCTACTCTTGTCGGATCTGTAGATTGATTTGGGGAATCTGATTTTATCAAACTGTGATgatgatttgtttttctgtcctttttaattaatgcttttttcctcccctcctccttttctgccccttccttcttctcctgcCTGCATGTGCCCATCAGACACGTTACCAGGAGCTGGCAGTAGCCCTAGATTCCAGCAATCTAACTAACAAACAGCTCATTACAAAGATAGAGGAATTGGTAAGAAACAATCCAACCAACCAGTTTGATattgtctctgctgctcctccatgctCTCTGGGTGTCTGCAAGGCTATGGGTTCTCTTATAGCACCACAAGGAAGGCTGCTTTCATGACACTTTGAGTGGAACAAAACGGGCTGTACGGGAGACCTGTTAGGAAGATCAAAGTCTCAGGCCACTTATGGTTGCATCAGCTCATCTGAGAACaagaagcacagctctgctgtttcttcttaaaTTTACTGTTGCTctcactgtgttttctgtggATGATAAACATCCTGATCAAACAACTATTTCTGGGCCTGGTCTGAATCCCTGAAATACAGAACTCTCgtgctggcagcagtgtgaAAACCTATTGCTGCAGGTGGTGATGCTGTTCTAAATATATTAGCAGAGTGGGAGCAGTAGGTCTAAGAGAGAGCCTGGGGCTGCTTTCTGATCGTATCCTCAGCTTCTCTTGGCACTATGAATGAACTGCTTTGTCCTGTGGCTTGCATGGATTCCcgctgctgcttttcagccttCAGCTTTAACACTGCAAGAAACGTAGCTAAGTGGACTTGTTTCGGTCTGAAAAGAGCCTTTCTTGGTTTGAAATACTTTTCCCCATTTTGTTCCTCTCACAccactctttttttccaaagtccACCATTTCCCAGTGCACCCCACAAACCCCTCCTGtgttatttttggttttgagtCCTTTTggtttcattctgtttctggtttgtctttcagctgggctgcaggggtAGCTGGTAGTGAGGGCAGTGCCTGCCCAGGACTCCTCGTTTGCCTGCTTTCTGACAGGCACATGAAATGCTGTCTGGAATTACACAGGGCCTTTGCTGCATTTGcagtcttgttttctttgttctggtTGTGTTCTGTGCTGGCCTTGTTAGACTCAAAACCTCAAATTCATCAGCTTCCCAGCTGCAGTCGTGTTTCAAAGTGAGCTTGAAACTGAAGTAGTCAAAATGGGCTGATGTCTGTCCTTTGGAAAGGGGAAATACACCATGCATGTAGCTTAGATGTGGGGCATCTGTGTGAAACTGCCACGAGGACAACAGTAGTGAGTAGCAAATGCTCCACAGCACCCACATCTTCACACAGTTTGTGTGGCAGCCCAGTGGGCAGCTGACAGTTCTGATGTCTTTCTCCCCATGTCTAAAGATGCACTGTGTACAGTCAATACTTCCAAAGACTTCACCCACAAGACCAAAACTGACCAGGACAGGATGGTGCCCTTTCTCTGCATACCAGCTCTTTTTCATACCAGCTTTTGCAGGAGCCTGCCAGCATTAGTGAACTTCTGCATGATTTAAAGGCCAGTTGCCACATGGGATAAAAGTTGAAGGGCTCAGctgaagcacagtgctgtgctgtggctttGGGTTTTTTAGATGCATTTTTGGTCATTCCCCTGCTGCATCAGGGTTATCATTCATGTCAGAGATGTGGGGTGAAAGCGTAACTGAAGTTGTTGGATGCTCAGATACATACAGGGGTTTTGTAGTGGTGTTTGTGAATAACTGCAGTAGGAATAACTGAAGGAAGCCCCAAATCTATTATTTTAATAGATAGTCTTCTTGGTCTTCTACATAAAAAGATAACGGGAACTGTTTGCATTAATTGGGCGTGAATCCTACTTCAGTGAAGTGAAAATATGCTTCAGCAGTATGAGAATATCTCCTGCTAACACTGATGcatccattttcttctgtagaagCAGCAGAACCAAGAAGCAGTGAATCAGCTGGAGAAGGTAAAGTGTGTCCTATTTTTGGATAGAGATAGAAATAGATTTGTtcttctgaagaagagaaagcacagcGGCCTGTGGCACCAGCCTATGTGATCTTGTCTTATAGAGCTGTAGGATcacttaggttggaaaagactgttAAAATCATCAAGTCAGTCCTACCATCTGCTCAGCACTACCAAACCCACCGCTAAACAGTGCCTTTAAgcaccacatccacacatctcgTAAATCGCTccaggatggtgactccatcgcTTCCGTGGAGATCATCCTAGAGTCGGGTCTGTTTGTAGCATTGGGTTGAGTATTTTGACTCCATGAGCCAGGCCTGGCACAGAGCTTGCTTGTTTTGATGAAAGTTAAGATTTAAATgctcaagtattggaaggctgcagtggaAGCAACAGATTACAGTTTACGGTCCTGTCAGTAGTTTGCATTCCAAACACTGCCAGCATAAGGAACCTACTGTTGCCATTCTAGGATGGATAACCAATAAAGTAGTTAAAGAAATGGAAGACTGAAGCATGGCTATTAAAAATGATGATACTGGTTAGATGCTGGAATGATCCTACCAATGAAtcgctgcttttttttttggacataAAACAAGAGGGGTTTACAATTTAGTGCTGAACAGgcattgtttgtttgtacaggaaaagaaggagTTTGAACAGAAATTTTCTAAAGAGCAAGCAGCACTGAGAGAACAGCTACAGGTAAGGCAGAGCTTTCACTACAGTAACATGACCTGGCTGCTGTCCTTGTCTGGATTACTGAGCACTGTGTCTTCATCTTGGAAGCCAACATCCTTTCAGGAGAACTGGGAGAGCCAGTTAGCTAGATTGTACTTAAATGCAAGAGCTCTTTGTCTCACTGGATTATCCCTCTGTGGCAGCAGGGATGTTGTGGTTGCGAGCAGAGATTTCCTGCACTgagctcctttttctttctccaaggTTCACATCCAGACGATTGGAATCCTAGTTTCTGAGAAATCTGAGTTGCAGACAGCCCTTGGACATACTCAACAAGCTGCACGACAGAAATCAGGTAATTGACTTGGAGCACTCCAGCTCGAGCTGTTGGTTAAACTGGATTTCAAGTCAGAGGCACgatggctgctggctgccagctcaCAGCACTTGTTGGTTCCTTAATGAGCAATACTTGGCACCGTCACCACTTCTGTCATCATAGCTGCCCCCAGATTGGAGCATGGTAATCCCATGGCAGTTGAGGTTCTTTTGTGCATCACTGAAGCCCTGTCAGCTCTGCTCGGGCCTGGTGACTACCCCAGActgttcttttctcattttcttcagattcttttaaaactttgttCCCTTtcatcgcccttcctcccacacAGCTGTCATGTTAATGTAGGTTTTACCCAGGCCTTTCATTCTCAACTAAATTTGAGCCATTTGCcctcataggaaaaaaaaaaaaccaacccaaaacatAGTGCCTCTTGCTCTGCAAAGGACATCTCATCATCTCCCTCTAAAACTGAGAAAGGTAGTTGCTGACAGAGAGCTTTACTGCTCAAGGTTGCTGGTGAATCACCCATACTGTCAGGAGTGGAAGCAGGTCGACCAATTTACAGAGCTCTGTATTGTTTTAAGAGCTTGTTGCTAAAGCAGAAAGTGCTGTTTAGCCTGTTCCGATAAGCCCTTTGTGGTTTAGTCTCAACTAACTCTGCTCTGACTTGCTTAGGAGAAGCTGAAGACCTTGCTGCTCGTTTACAGTCATCTCGCCAGAGGGTATCAGAGCTGGAACGCACTTTGTCCTCCATCTCCATGCAGCAAAAACAGTCAGAGAAGGTAAGAGCCACCTCTGTGCTTAAttagcagctctgcttttggcTAGTTGCTTGTCACTACGCTACTGTGAAGTCTGTAGCCCCTGCTtagagaagaggctgaaattAACCTTGTTAATTGTTAATTAACCTTGTTAAGTACTGTATTCTCATCAAGGCAAACCTTTCATGCAGATCTCTGTGACCACTAATCATATGGCCCAGTGGCTGCCTTCAGATCTGGCACCTTTCTACATGAGTCTTGCCAGCTCCACGCAACAGCATCTCTGACACCTCCTCCCAGGAGGGTCTCCATCAAACAGGCACTTTGCTATTGATACTCATCCAGAAGTTTGCAGAAATAACCTCACCATCAGTTAGTGGCATCATGTTCAGAAACACTGAGCAGATGAATTCCTGGCAAATCCATCCTTTGTGTGCAGTCTGATGGTGTAatgagctgcagcactggccAGCCAACTATAGTGATAGGTGAGGTTCTAAgaaaggctgtgctggggattTCACTCAAGTTATGACCTCTTCTGCATTAGCTAGTctgttaaaagtaaaataaggtAATCTTTGAACATTTCATTTGTATGGCTAAAGTCTCTAATTGAATCAAACATTTGTTCTTTCTCCAGCATAATAAAGAGTTGGTGAAGGAGCGAGACAACCTGAAACTAGAACTGTACAAACAGAGGTAAGCCTGTTTTGTGTGTTATTCCAGAGTAATGCTATTCTTCTCAATAGAGCCACAAAGCTTAGGAAGGGGCTTTGGCCACGGTTGGTGAGTTGGGAGGCCAGATAttcaatgtaaaaataataGTTTAAAAAAGCCAAAAGATTAGGTGGGTAATACAGCAATGGGACTCagtgcccagggaggctgtggattctccatTCTTGGAGTGTTCacaacagctgcacagagctgtgggtaACAAGATCTGGTGGTAGTATAGTCCTACTTTGAGAGGGAGGCTGGACAAGGTGACCTGCAGAGGCTTCTTCCAATCAACATTTCTATGACTCCCACTGCTGTGAACTCAATGACATGGGCACCTGCAAACCCATAGGAAATACACTGCTGCCACTTGAATGTTTTTGTGTTCGTTTCAGCAAAGGTAGtgaggaaataaagcagcagaactCAGAGCTGTCAGAGAAACTCCGCTCCGTGGTTTCTGAGAACTCAGCCATGAAGTTGGATGTGGAAGATTTACATAAGAAACTGGAAATGGCCGAACTGATGATTCAGCAGGTAATCACACTGCTGGGATGTGGGAGTAGATCACACTGATCATTTTAAGACTTGTTTCCTGGACACTGGGGGCAAGACTAAATTATGGGTCTTAAAGGCAGGCACAGCATCCCATCCTATTAGGAAAAGGTTTTCTGTGAGGTCTCTGAGGAGCAGGAAGGCTGTGCTCTTAGGGTTGAAAGACACTGTGATATCAGTCTGCTGAAAGAACGTTATACAGGTTGAGAAGGTGACTGAACATACAAGTGTGCAAATACAGTGACTTTTCTTGTCACTGTTCACTATTCTGGTTACCCAGCTGTCGTTCAGTGTCACTGAGAAACAAATTGAGTAGAGGTGCTTGCACCTATCCTATCAAGAGGCGAACTGGACAATGGCAACTTGGAGGTCAGCTGGATAAAGTCAAGCCAAGTATGATAATTAAAACGGGGATGTGTGGAGCCAGCTGTTAGCTGTTGGAGAGCAGGCTCAGTGGTAAGGTGAACCCACCATGGAAGAAACTTAAGTGGCTTAAGTTACCCATAAGATAAAGCCAATTGCTGCACTgctaggaaaaatattttgtcttacCTGAACCAGCCTTGCTGTTTAGTCCACCAATGTGTTCCAGACTCTGGCTTTAAATTCCTGGCACGTCTGACAACCTTAAAGTTCACAAGCATTCATACCATCTGATGTGTCTGCGTACGGCAGACTCTTGAAATGCAAAGTTTCTGAACCAAATGATTTGACTAAAGcccattttcttaattaaaaagtaGTAAACATAAAATGGAAGCAAGGGGCCACCTGGTTCAGCTTGTTTTACAGGACTAAATCTAAGGTTTTTGATTTTAGATGCCACTTTCAGTCAACTTTACAGTGAGTTGAAGCATTTTGAAGAGCTGTGGATGGTTATAACGTGGATCAAATGGCAGGCTAAAGTCAGGGGAGAGGCCAGACAGAAATGGAATATTAACATTTTGCCATAACCTTTTGATTTTTGTGGGCAGTTCTCAAATCATACGGGGAATGTGGATGCAAACCAGCAGTTACAGATGGCACTGGAAGAGAGGGCAAGTCTGGAAACCCAGATTACTCAGGTAAGTTGTTAATGTATTAAGTGCACTGATGATCCAAATCTGTAAAGAAACTTGTGTGGCAGAAGAATGCAGCCCGAGCTTTCCAAGGCTTTATCCCTTAAGTAGTCAGCCGTCCTTCAATGTATTCAGTTGGTACAATttcccttgttttgtttttatcagctTTCAGAGTCGCTTCACCAGCTCCGGGCAGAAAGAGATCAGTATGTAgagaaactgaaggaagaggGGAGCATTTGGCAGCAGCGTgtccagcagctctctgagcaggTAACCtcacagcagtgccacagctgcTTCCAGTGAACACAGGCTTAAGTGCAACAAGAGCACTGTTTTAACTTGAGCTTGTGTGCCCTTGCAGGTCCGCACAATggcagaggagaaggagaagcatGTGGCCCAAATTCAAGAGCTAGAAAGCAATgttacagagctgctgagcaaatCAGGTAGGACTTCCAGAGTGGGGCTTCATACTGCAGAGTACCAGCAGGTTAACTCTGTCCCCACTGTGCAAGTATTTGTATGTATACAAGTAGGTCTGATGCTCTCAAATCATGAAGAGAGCTGAAAGACTGGTAGCCCTATGAAACCTTTCATTCTAGCAGACAGCAAGCGAGCTACTGCCAGTAACTGCCCAGCAGATGGTTTATGTCTTTAGTTATCTGCCTTGCTGTACTGTTAGGCCCATGAGGTTGGGCAGGTAGGATTCTTGCTGGGTCTGAGAGAGGGAGTCAGCAGCACGCAGCAGGACACTgtggttttggggtggtttgCTTGCTTGCTCCTCTCAGTGCCCCGTTCCTCTGGATACTGCAGCTGGTGATAGTTCCTGGGTCACGGAGTCCTGCAGGTTGGGGTAtgttctgcacagctctgtgtgctaCCCAAGAGATTCAGCCCTCTGACCGATCTGCTTTTGATTCCATTTCCTCAGCAGTGAAACCCATGGATGTTGAGCCATCTTTACCAGCAGGACCtacagcagctgagctgagtCTGCAGGAAGAGATCAAGCGGCTGCAGCACGAAAAGGAGGAACTGCATGGGCAATACCAGGCCCAGGTCCGTGACAACGAGCAGCTGAGCCACCTCaaccaggagcaggaggagcggctgctggagctggagaagacAGTACAGCGCTACAATGAGGAGTCTGTGGACAGACAGCAGATCCTGGAGAGCATGCAGAGTGACAAGGCCACAATCAGCAGGGCGCTGAGCCAAAATCGagagctgaaggagcagctggcagagctgcagaatggGTTTGTCAAACTGGTATGTCTCTTTCGTGAATCTTTTCCCACTATTTCCCACGTTGGTGCAATCCTGTTGTAGCATAGATGTAAAAAACAACTGTCAGAACCGTCATCTGCCTTTATTTCCTTGGAGCTATGAGTGCTCAGCCTTCTGTGATATATATTGCCATACCAGGAGGTGCCCTGTAATTCCTTACTCTCTCAGGTGCTCTGGCAAACAAACCAATATCTCTGCCCAGAGCtgtatcctttttcttctcttctgctggcagccaggcgGTTTCTTTCCCCTGAGTATTCTTCCAGCTTTACtcatgaagaagaaattctcAACAGTCTtctgtcctgttgctgtcattGTTTCTGTCCTGAAGCTGAGTTCTTACTCTTGCTTCTTTCAATGTAACAGTTTCCCCTTTGGGGCCCTGGCACATAACACACGGTCTGgtcactgttttttcttcagatctTTCTGAACTTGTCTTCTTGGTTTTGAATGTCTATTGCTTTATTTGGGATGTTCATGTCACCCATCTGCTTTGGATCTGACAGGCTGTGTGATGTGCCAGGCCCCTCGTTGGCACTGTCCCAGCACTGATTCCCCCCCCTTTGCTCTTCTCCCATCTTCTCAGCCTTTTTTAAAGTTGATTACTGCCCTTATTTACAGCTCAGAACAACACAAGGGATGGTATCCCACTGTATCAGGAATTAGCGTGGTTTACTGATTTAGTTTATGAGAGCATATACTTATGGTGATTGGGGCAGTTTCCTTCTACAATGGTTTTGATTCTTgcagacaaatgaaaacatgGAGGTTACAAGTGCCCTACAGTCAGAGCAACACGTAAAGAAGGAGCTGGCTAAGAAGCTtgggcagctgcaggagaacCTGGGGGAGCTCAAAGAGACGGTAAGCAACAGCAGTAGGACGGCAGGGCAGGTGTGCGAGTTTATGCTAAGGAGAGCTGGAAACTTCCCAAACTTTGATGGAAAGATGGAAATAGGTATTGTTAACGATCAAGCTGAGAGCCCTCCTGTGTCATCTGCTATCTGATGTGGGGGACCAGCGTGTGGGGACAGATGGTGGCTGCCTGCCTCGGTGGTGGCTTTGGGGCAACACTGACAGTTTGGATCGTGCCACACGAGTCATCATCTTTTCTGGCAGAAATGATCTGATCTGATGGTTTTCTCATGTGTTGTTAGCTGGAACTGAAAACACAGGAGGCTCgggctctgcaggagcagcgGGACCAGTACTACGGCCACTTACAGCAGTATACTGTGGCATACCAGCAACTGGCTGCTGAGagggaggagctgcagaagcagtACTTGCTTCAGACGCAGCTGATGGACAGGCTGCAGCACGAGGAAGTTCAGGGGAAGGTGACAGTGGAAATGCACCTGAAGGAACTGCAGCAGACTAAGGTAATAATGAAGAGGGGCAAGTGGAAGGACTGGAGGCAAAATGCTTAATTACACTGCATCCTGTGCAATAGAGGTGAATTAGAGATGAATGATAATGATCTGGAGCAGAAGCACTGGTGCTCTTTTGTttgggtgtttgtttttgtggtgaTGCTGCTAGCGACTGTTTTCAGTTTGGCTTGTGCAGGTTTTAGTGAGGAGCTTTCTCACCGATGGTCTGCTTCTGTCTTGCAGGAAAGTCTGGAAGCTgtagcaaaggaaaacaaagagctgcAGGCCCAGATCAGTCAGttagcagcagagctggatggCAGGATGCTGCACAGACTAGATGGTGTGtaactgcagctgctctccagggACGGGAGGTGGAGCTGGGCTCTCTGGGGTATTCCCTCTTTGTTCACCTCCCTTCCTTTACAGGGGATGGAGTAGAAAGTGAAGTGAtgtctgaagaaatgaaaaacccTTCGTTTGTGATCCCAGAGAAGTTTGAAAGCCATGAAGAAATGGTGGGTCTTAATGGGTAGAAAAGCCTTTGTTCTCAGTTGTGAGCAAATGTCTGGAAGAGGTGGCAGATGAAATTGCAGAGGTTCCACAGTGTGTATTAAGTTGTTCATCAGCTGTGATCCCTGCAGCTGAGGCACAGGGAAGTGTTACAGTCCCTTTtacacagcagcaaaagaacCAACAAGATTCCTGCAGTACAGCTGAAAAATAAGCTGGCAGTCCAGCAATGGTTTTAATTACAAAGACAACTCAGCTGGCAGAGTGGCTCTAACTATTGTGATGATTGGTGTTCTCCTCGCTTTGGAAGGCAATTTGGAAATGGTGTTGAACATTACTAATTTTTTCTGTAAGTGTAGTTGTAACCAGAAAATACTGTGATCAAAGAGTTATTGTGGGAGTTGAGGTTTaacctgcagagaagaaatgatCTGTGCTACTAGAGAATGAGAAGACATGCAGTAGTTGCTGCCTGGGTTAGTCCTATGGGTTTCCTATCCATAAATAAAATGGGGTAAATTTCTGTTATTCTCTGTACCCTGGGATGCACAGTTGATCACACACTTCACATCAGGAAAATCACTAACGTGAGTCCTCTGCAATTCACCTTAGGTGACTTTCTTGACGTCTGCCATGTCCCAAGTGGAGAAGGAACGAGAAGAGATGAGGCAGCAGTTGGCTgttcagaaacagcagtgcagaaACCTCCTGCAGCAAATAGCAGCTCTTcggcaggagcagcagcataaCATCACACTGAGTGAAGGTAAATTCTGTACAGTGTGGGTACGGAGATGTGCCCCAACCTGGCCCTGCCCTCTGTGAAACAGACCTATGGGTTTATGAACGAATCACGCTTAAGCAGGCACTGTCAACTACAAATGTCCTTTCCAGATTCCACTATGGATAGTGTTCCAGTGGAGGTTCATGAGGCTTTAAAAACTGCCATGGAGAAACTACAGGTAAGCAAAGGATCTCCTGTTCTTTCTGCCCCTCTCCCTCACCTAGCTAGGTTTGCACCCAGTGCCAGACTCTTGAAGCACACACACGTTGCAGGGGAATAAGTAGCAGATGTTCTATGATAATAAACTACTTcctaaaaagcagctttcctcATGACTTCTCTCATCATAGGAGAGCTTCCCCCTACCCTGCCCAAAGACTGTAAGGGCCTAACACTCATCTACAGTCTTCTCCTaaagaaatagctgaaaaataGACTAATTTCGCCCTGCTGGGACGAAGCAGATCTCTCCAAGAACTGCAGACTAAGCGTGACCACAGTTGTGCTGGCCCAGCAATGAGAAGGCACTTTGTTCCCTCAGTCCTTCTGCTTCCCAAAATGCAGAGATGCTTTGCTGTGCCTTCTGTAGCTCTGTTCCTTTTTACTACCAAATCGGAGTAGTTGTTAAGGCAGCACGATTTGCTCCCTGGGCTCAGACCGATGTGAATGGAGGGTGCTGCCTTTAACGCGGATGTTGCCGTATGTGAGCAGCTGAGGTGACTCGTACCCATTTTTGTGTTCAGTCCCGTTTCACAGATCTGATACAGGAGAAAGCTGATCTGAAGGAACGGCTAGAAGAGCTGGAACATCGCTGCATACAGCTGTCTGGGGAAACAGACACCATTGGTATGTTTACACAACACAAGCTAGAGCTTTTGGAGCTGAGTCTGCCACATACCGAGCAGTTCAAGTCTTGCTGCCTAGATAGGCTGGGCTTCCAATCCAGGGCTGGATGTG
Coding sequences within it:
- the GOLGA2 gene encoding golgin subfamily A member 2 isoform X11, with translation MRPEGEQRCSARAAASRAHRPHGHGAGHAGSWMPAARGTLGVVVPGPAVPSAPGNAFLRGNAQGTPRWGTARGKERLSPQRRRAVPAGRAGPSAAPRGPGGAVLRWGRCGAGRPGGDPPAVSAGPRSRTPPPWAGPESGHGGGPGRHSRPAPGEAGRAGSGAERGGGARPASGPGVGRALGAEPGCRPHRSARRLTWPGRGADMADGSRQSKLAAAKKKLKEYQQKNSPGATAGAKKKRKAKEGSRPETPTNDDRQSPENIHEAEDRKNTLDENRSLSSTESLRQLSEQLNGLVAQSTSYVNGESGVSSTNIKEMEKQQNQEAVNQLEKEKKEFEQKFSKEQAALREQLQVHIQTIGILVSEKSELQTALGHTQQAARQKSGEAEDLAARLQSSRQRVSELERTLSSISMQQKQSEKHNKELVKERDNLKLELYKQSKGSEEIKQQNSELSEKLRSVVSENSAMKLDVEDLHKKLEMAELMIQQFSNHTGNVDANQQLQMALEERASLETQITQLSESLHQLRAERDQYVEKLKEEGSIWQQRVQQLSEQVRTMAEEKEKHVAQIQELESNVTELLSKSAVKPMDVEPSLPAGPTAAELSLQEEIKRLQHEKEELHGQYQAQVRDNEQLSHLNQEQEERLLELEKTVQRYNEESVDRQQILESMQSDKATISRALSQNRELKEQLAELQNGFVKLTNENMEVTSALQSEQHVKKELAKKLGQLQENLGELKETLELKTQEARALQEQRDQYYGHLQQYTVAYQQLAAEREELQKQYLLQTQLMDRLQHEEVQGKVTVEMHLKELQQTKESLEAVAKENKELQAQISQLAAELDGRMLHRLDGDGVESEVMSEEMKNPSFVIPEKFESHEEMVTFLTSAMSQVEKEREEMRQQLAVQKQQCRNLLQQIAALRQEQQHNITLSEDSTMDSVPVEVHEALKTAMEKLQSRFTDLIQEKADLKERLEELEHRCIQLSGETDTIGEYIALYQSQRAILKQRHQEKEEYISRLAQDKEEMKIKLLELQDLVMRLVKERNEWYSKYVAAAQSPELLASQNEKALPVERRIELNATDGEGLREVNLADEAEQDAAALHQSSFYPTDTKAAQPSQEDPTAKQIMQLLREIQNPQERSGSLLENPCIPFFYRADENDEVKIMVV